Proteins from a single region of Vulgatibacter sp.:
- a CDS encoding response regulator: MTAAGDTQVLVVDDDFDIRDTLRELLEIEGFRVAIAANGREAIEQLRNGVSPRLILLDLMMPEMSGWEFRSEQLRDPALAEIPVVILSATPDVARTAAALHAAGFVRKPFDLDQLIEMVQERVPK; this comes from the coding sequence GTGACGGCTGCCGGGGACACGCAGGTGCTGGTCGTCGACGACGACTTCGACATCCGCGACACGCTGCGGGAGCTCCTCGAGATCGAGGGCTTCCGGGTGGCGATCGCCGCCAACGGCCGTGAGGCGATCGAGCAGCTGCGCAACGGCGTGAGCCCCCGCCTCATCCTCCTCGACCTGATGATGCCCGAGATGAGCGGCTGGGAATTTCGCAGCGAGCAGCTGCGCGACCCGGCGCTGGCGGAGATCCCGGTGGTGATCCTCTCCGCGACGCCGGACGTGGCGCGCACGGCCGCGGCGCTCCACGCCGCCGGCTTCGTGCGCAAGCCCTTCGATCTCGATCAGCTGATCGAGATGGTCCAGGAGCGGGTGCCGAAGTGA
- a CDS encoding peptide MFS transporter codes for MAAQATAATADQRQPKGLYVLFSAEAWERFSYYGMRALLVLYLVNHLKFDRENALQIYGLYTGLVYLTPMLGGYLADKYLGARKAVLIGGIVMALGHLAMAFEPLLYQALGLLIVGNGFFKPNISTIVGGLYNENDSRRDGGFTIFYMGINLGAFFSPLVCGVLGESVGWHWGFGAAGIGMIFGLLVFVWGQKLLGTTGFPPGREVTKDSRLNTKDWMDVGLYTVISCLVVWAVILIGGQVGQGPMLIGGIAVTGVALVGQRAFTKPDTSATPLTKDDWQRIVVIGILAFFNIFFWMGFEQAGGTMTLFADTQTNRHLLGWEIPASFFQSINPMLIVFLAPVFSIGWKKLDESKYSLATPAKMALGMILLGLGFVVMYIAQGVAQETGMVGPLWLVSVYFLHTVGELFLSPIGLSMVSKLSPARLTAIMMGVWFASSAVANYSAAALESALHQFHVPLYGFLIFSSIGAGVILLLITPLLKKWMHGRA; via the coding sequence ATGGCCGCACAGGCAACTGCAGCGACCGCAGATCAGAGGCAGCCGAAGGGGCTGTACGTCCTCTTCTCCGCCGAAGCATGGGAGCGCTTTTCGTATTACGGCATGCGCGCCCTGCTGGTGCTCTACCTGGTCAACCACCTGAAGTTCGACCGGGAGAACGCGCTCCAGATCTACGGCCTCTACACCGGCCTCGTCTATCTGACGCCGATGCTCGGCGGCTACCTGGCGGACAAATACCTGGGCGCCCGCAAGGCGGTGCTCATCGGCGGCATCGTCATGGCCCTCGGCCACCTGGCGATGGCCTTCGAGCCGCTGCTCTACCAGGCGCTCGGCCTGCTCATCGTCGGCAACGGCTTCTTCAAGCCGAACATCTCGACGATCGTCGGCGGCCTCTACAACGAGAACGATTCCCGCCGGGATGGTGGCTTCACCATCTTCTACATGGGCATCAACCTCGGCGCCTTCTTCTCGCCGCTCGTCTGCGGCGTGCTCGGTGAGAGCGTCGGCTGGCATTGGGGCTTCGGCGCCGCCGGCATCGGCATGATCTTCGGCCTCCTCGTCTTCGTCTGGGGCCAGAAGCTCCTCGGCACCACGGGCTTCCCGCCGGGCCGCGAGGTGACCAAGGACAGCCGGCTCAACACGAAGGACTGGATGGATGTCGGCCTCTACACCGTCATCTCCTGCCTCGTCGTCTGGGCGGTGATCCTGATCGGCGGCCAGGTGGGCCAGGGCCCGATGCTCATCGGCGGCATCGCCGTCACCGGCGTCGCGCTGGTGGGGCAGCGCGCCTTCACCAAGCCGGATACCAGCGCCACGCCGCTCACGAAGGACGACTGGCAGCGGATCGTCGTCATCGGCATCCTCGCCTTCTTCAACATCTTCTTCTGGATGGGCTTCGAGCAGGCGGGCGGCACGATGACGCTCTTCGCCGACACCCAGACCAACCGGCATCTCCTCGGCTGGGAGATCCCCGCCTCCTTCTTCCAGTCGATCAACCCGATGCTGATCGTCTTCCTCGCGCCGGTCTTCTCGATCGGCTGGAAGAAGCTCGACGAGTCGAAGTACTCGCTCGCCACCCCGGCCAAGATGGCCCTCGGCATGATCCTCCTCGGCCTCGGCTTCGTGGTCATGTACATCGCCCAGGGGGTTGCGCAGGAGACGGGCATGGTCGGCCCGCTCTGGCTGGTCTCGGTCTACTTCCTCCACACGGTGGGCGAGCTCTTCCTCTCGCCGATCGGCCTCTCGATGGTGAGCAAGCTCTCGCCGGCCCGCCTCACGGCGATCATGATGGGCGTGTGGTTCGCCTCCTCCGCCGTCGCCAACTACTCGGCGGCAGCCCTCGAGTCGGCGCTGCACCAATTCCACGTGCCGCTCTACGGCTTCCTCATCTTCAGCTCGATCGGCGCCGGCGTGATCCTCCTGCTGATCACCCCGCTGCTGAAGAAGTGGATGCACGGCCGCGCCTGA
- a CDS encoding cytochrome c oxidase subunit 3 family protein: MSTPSASIPSNVQRHQVGHHFANAEQEFSSAKLGFWLFLCTELLMFGGLFVGFIYYRTFLAETFLAAHRTLSIPLGTVNTVVLITSSFTMAMAIRCAMVNKQKQMMAFLWVTLLCAGAFMVIKLGFEWPSKFAHHTLPGRYFDLAHAVEAYPFLEGLASPHIFYSLYFMMTGLHGIHVVIGMGLITWLIWRGYKGHFYSGFYTPLEMTGLYWHLVDLIWIFLFPLFYLVG, encoded by the coding sequence GTGAGCACCCCCAGCGCGTCGATTCCGAGCAACGTCCAGCGCCACCAGGTCGGCCATCACTTCGCCAATGCAGAGCAGGAGTTCAGCTCGGCGAAGCTGGGCTTCTGGCTCTTCCTCTGCACCGAACTCCTGATGTTCGGTGGCCTGTTCGTGGGCTTCATCTACTACCGCACCTTCCTGGCCGAGACCTTCCTGGCGGCGCACCGGACGCTCTCGATCCCGCTGGGCACGGTCAACACCGTGGTGCTGATCACCTCGTCGTTCACGATGGCGATGGCGATCCGCTGCGCCATGGTGAACAAGCAGAAGCAGATGATGGCCTTCCTCTGGGTCACGCTGCTCTGCGCCGGCGCCTTCATGGTGATCAAGCTCGGCTTCGAGTGGCCCTCGAAGTTCGCCCACCACACGCTGCCGGGCCGGTACTTCGACCTGGCCCACGCGGTGGAGGCCTACCCCTTCCTCGAGGGGCTGGCGAGCCCGCACATCTTCTACAGCCTCTACTTCATGATGACGGGCCTGCACGGCATCCACGTGGTGATCGGCATGGGCCTCATCACCTGGCTGATCTGGCGCGGCTACAAGGGCCACTTCTACAGCGGCTTCTACACGCCGCTGGAGATGACGGGCCTCTACTGGCACCTCGTCGATCTGATCTGGATCTTCCTCTTCCCCCTCTTCTACCTGGTGGGCTGA
- a CDS encoding cytochrome C oxidase subunit IV family protein translates to MAHNEMHASHASEELHHEPLPVKVYVGVFVGLLFLTFVTVAIAGFDFGDFNMVVAMAVALTKASLVVLYFMNLKHDHDRLNGVIFLTGLFFLVVFIGPTMWDAFTRDALDPDRARAVEMAPPAAPAAPAAAQ, encoded by the coding sequence ATGGCGCACAACGAGATGCACGCGAGCCACGCCTCCGAGGAGCTCCACCACGAGCCGCTGCCCGTGAAGGTCTACGTCGGCGTCTTCGTCGGCCTGCTCTTCCTCACCTTCGTCACCGTGGCGATCGCCGGCTTCGATTTCGGCGACTTCAACATGGTGGTGGCGATGGCGGTGGCGCTGACCAAGGCCTCGCTGGTCGTGCTCTATTTCATGAATCTGAAGCACGACCACGACAGGCTGAACGGTGTGATCTTCCTCACCGGCCTCTTCTTCCTGGTGGTCTTCATCGGCCCCACGATGTGGGACGCCTTCACCCGCGACGCGCTCGATCCCGATCGGGCCCGGGCGGTCGAAATGGCGCCTCCGGCCGCTCCTGCGGCACCTGCCGCGGCGCAGTAG
- a CDS encoding Gfo/Idh/MocA family protein — MAEKVGYAVVGLGHIAQEQVLPAFANAPNARLVALVSDEREKREKLGAHYGVRHLYGYDEYDACLANEEVDAVYVALPNDMHCDYTVRAARAGVHVLCEKPMALDETSCRTMIRACDDAGVKLMIAYRLHFEEANLEAIELLRRGAIGTPRFFTSAFGYQLQGGNIRSSGARGGGPVWDLGVYCVNAARYLFRAEPEEVFAWTLPGRPGDERFAEVEAGATAVLRFSGGRTATFTVDFDCGAVATYRVVGTEGDLRLDNAYEYGMPRVRQLDHGGEVEERRFEIVDQFGPELQYFAGCILEDRQPEPDGEEGLADVRIVEAIFRSAAEGRPVRLEAFERRRRPGEAQAHHLAGKEERPPLVDVEAPSAD; from the coding sequence ATGGCGGAGAAAGTCGGCTACGCGGTGGTGGGGCTGGGGCACATCGCCCAGGAGCAGGTGCTGCCGGCCTTCGCCAACGCGCCGAACGCACGGCTGGTCGCCCTGGTGTCGGACGAGCGGGAGAAGCGCGAGAAGCTGGGCGCCCACTATGGCGTCCGGCACCTCTACGGCTACGACGAATACGACGCCTGCCTCGCCAACGAGGAGGTGGACGCGGTCTACGTCGCCCTGCCCAACGACATGCACTGCGACTACACCGTCCGGGCGGCACGGGCCGGGGTCCACGTGCTCTGCGAGAAGCCGATGGCCCTGGACGAGACGTCCTGCCGGACGATGATCCGCGCCTGCGACGACGCGGGGGTGAAGTTGATGATCGCCTACCGCCTCCACTTCGAGGAGGCGAACCTCGAGGCGATCGAGCTGCTGCGCCGGGGCGCGATCGGCACGCCGCGCTTCTTCACCTCGGCCTTCGGCTACCAGCTCCAGGGGGGCAACATCCGCTCCAGCGGGGCGCGGGGTGGCGGTCCGGTCTGGGATCTCGGCGTCTATTGCGTCAACGCCGCCCGCTACCTCTTCCGTGCGGAGCCGGAGGAGGTCTTCGCCTGGACCCTGCCGGGACGGCCCGGGGACGAGCGCTTCGCCGAGGTGGAGGCGGGGGCGACGGCGGTCCTCCGCTTCTCGGGTGGCCGCACCGCCACCTTCACCGTCGATTTCGACTGCGGCGCCGTGGCCACCTACCGGGTCGTGGGAACGGAGGGCGATCTCCGCCTCGACAATGCCTACGAATACGGGATGCCCCGGGTTCGTCAGCTCGACCACGGGGGCGAGGTGGAGGAACGGCGCTTCGAGATCGTCGATCAATTCGGGCCCGAGTTGCAGTACTTCGCCGGCTGCATCCTGGAGGATCGACAGCCGGAGCCCGACGGCGAGGAGGGCCTCGCCGACGTGCGGATCGTGGAGGCGATCTTCCGCTCGGCAGCGGAGGGGCGGCCGGTACGGCTGGAGGCTTTCGAGCGGCGGCGGCGGCCGGGCGAGGCCCAGGCCCACCATCTTGCCGGCAAGGAAGAGCGCCCGCCGCTGGTGGACGTGGAGGCGCCGAGCGCCGACTAG